In Equus caballus isolate H_3958 breed thoroughbred chromosome 22, TB-T2T, whole genome shotgun sequence, the sequence TTCTCCTTTCAAAGGGCTAGGGTCCCAGGATTGAGTCCCCTTGGCTCTGCTTGACCTGGCTTGGATCACACACTGTGCCCAGGAGGATGTAATACCCAGATTGGCCAAGCCCACCTCTGGAGCCAGGAGCTAAGTCAATTTTACCCAAACTACATGGCTAGCGTGGGAAGAGGTGGTTCCCTAGGGAAAATCAGGGTGGTGTTATGAAATAAAGGGGCATATCTGATGGCAGAGGCACAGATGTCCATTAAGGGAAGTATTATTATGCCATTCTACTTATGAGGAGATGTAGGCTCAGAGTGAggaagtaacttgcctaaggtcacacagctgttacCATTCAAACCCCAGGTTGTCTGACTCCATAGCACATACTTTTAACCTCAACACTCGGTTGCATTTCCATTTCAGAATGTGATGCTCTGTTTGGAGTTAAGAAACATTAGCTGCTGCTTAAAGGGGCCCCTTTACTAACCTAAGTAGAGTCATGCTAGTAGAAtatctttctcttccatttttaaacGACAGTTTTAACAAAGAGATAAATCTTAGCCTGTCTGATTACTTGTTTGTATTCATTTCTGTAATATACTGTTCATTTCTTATGACCTTAGACAGATGGATACCGAGCAACTATCCAATTACGGAAAACATCCGAGCCATATATTTGACCTTAGAAAAACTCATTCAGTCTGAAGAAACCCAGGTGAATGGAATTGTAATTCTTGCAGACTACAAAGGAGTGAGCTTATCAAAAGCATCTCATTTTGGCCCTTTTATAGCCAAAAAGGTGATTGGCATCCTTCAGGTATGGCCCGTATTTGTCACACGCCTGTTCTGTGCTTGTTTTGGCTTTCCCTGGGGCCCTGTCCTTTTGCTTCAGATTCTGCATGATACACAAACCCCACTTCCCACTGCTACAATCAGAAGAGTACAGAAGCGTCATGGGGAAAAAGGTAAAAGTCCTCTTTACCCCTCATTCTCATCAGGGTCCAGTAGTTTTTGAGGTGCCTTCAGTCTGGACAAGACCAGCTTTAGGGCGGGAGTCCAAACACCAGAGAAATGCTTTctgcatttttgtgtgtgtgtccaggagacagaggagaaacTCTCCTAACAGATGACACTGAGCAATTGTGCTTCTGCCCGAGGCGATCGAGCCTCCTGCCCTTTGTGGGACCTGGCGGCATGGAGCACTGTTGGCCAGATGCTTTCATACCTCACGTCCTGTGCTTTAGCCGGAAAGTTCCTTACCTACCTTCACAGTATTTAACGGTTTGCAGAGCTCTTTTACAGTCATTGTAACCCATTTGGTCCTTCAAGGAATCCTCTGAGACACACAAGGcaagaattatttttcctttttgacagattgggaagctgaggcccagaggataTAGCCTGGCCCAAGCTCACAGCTCAAACAGGTTGACTCCTCCTTCATTCTGACCCAGCCACAGGGGTGCTGTCTCTTGTCACCTGTGGGGCACCAGAGATAACAACAGTTCTCCTCATTGAATTCCACAGTGTGTTTGGGCCCCTACTGTGCACAGGCTGATTATTTAAACATCAATGTCACATTAGGTCATTATCGGAAATTTGAATTCTGGCTTTGAGCCAATACTCTGGCTTTCCTCAGCTTCCACTCTTCTTTTGGTGCCCCTGCTAAATACTGTGCAGATTCAAGTGTCAGGATAACGAGTTTGGATCAGTGTTTTTCTAGTCCTGTAAGATGACCTGGGGGACAAAAAAAAGTTCCAAGGTTAAATAAGTTTGGGCAGTGTGGGATAAGAAGTCTTTCTTGTGAATTTCGCAATAAACATTTGCTTATTGAAAGCTCTGAACAGTCCTGCAGTTAAGGAAACCTGTTTGACTATGTTAGTCTCCTCTTTCTCAAACTTAGTTATCTACCATAGAACCCTTTTTTGCATCACACCTAGTAACACCCAGGGAAATACACTTTGGGCAACACTGATCCAGAAGGTTTCCTATTTGCTCGATCCATCCATACAGACTCAGACCGTTTTTGCTACAAGAAGAGCAGCTCTCCATTTGTTTGCCTAACTCTGTTCTAACCCAGCTCTGGGTCCCAAGAGGCTCTTCCCCTGAGGCCTGTCTTCCTGTTTCGCCCCGACGTGGGCTGTCATTGAGGAGGCCGTGAGAATCAGACCAGACTGATGTTGGGGCCTAAAATGAAGAAGATTTAAGTGGGGAGGCAGGCTGTGGAAACACAGTTTGCAGATACTCCACATCTTCTAACgttcccttccctttccccacAGGATGGTTTCCCCATTCGGATAAAAGCAGTCCATGTAGTGAATGAACCTCGAATATTTAAAGGCATTTTTGCCATCATCAAACCATTTTTGAAGGAGAAAATTGCAAATAGAGTAAGTGATGATCCTATTGACttaagatacttttttttttgctcctttATTCGTGACAAGTATCTATAAATTTATTGTGACATCAGTAAACTAAtcttagtttattatttttgccCTGGGACTACTAATTTGGAAAGAACGGgattacagaaaaaataaatgaacaatccTTTCTGTGAGAGGAAGATGAAATTAATAAGAATATAATATATGACAGTagagagagcagaggcaggattGTTATCATAAGAGCTCCCTTGCTCTGTCATCCTTTAGACTTTTTCATATCCTGGCCTGGGCATTGGGAGCCAACACTGCATTTTATGTTCAAGAGGACGTGGAGGAGGGTAGTCATTGGGCAGATAGTTCAGAAGAGTTCTGGCGATTTCTTACCACAGCTCCCTGGgatttaaaaatgctatttaagCCTTTGCACTTACATAATTTCTTGTCTCTCTGTATAAAGTTTGTGGAATAATTCAAGTTTATGAAATATGTGAGTTTTTTAGCTTAACTTGTATTTAAGAAAGGATAGATGACACTTTAAAAGATGGTcttccttggggccagccctgtggctgagtggttaggttcgcgcgctccgctgcaggtggcccagtgtttcgttggttcgaatcctgggcgcggacatgccactgctcatcagaccacgctgaggcggcctcccacatgccacaactagaaggacccacaacgaaatatacaactatgtaccggggagctttggggagaaaaaggagaaaaataaaatctttaaaaaaaaaaaaaaaaaaaaagatggtctTCCTTTCTGACCCAGAAGAGCCAGTTCTCTTTTAACCTTTCCCAGTACCAAAATGAAATGGGGTGGGTGGtatttttctcctgctttcctgGCCCTAGGAACATTGTGGTCATTCGATGACTCAAGACTCAGTCTTGAATTTTGTGCTCTCTTtcagagaggaaacagagaatcTCAAGGTTGCAAGGGAGGGAACTTAAAATCCAGATCCAGATTCCCAGACCCTTTGCCTGGAGATTTTAGCTCAGCAGTTCAGGAGtagagcccaggaatctgtgcTTTTAAAATCTCCTTAAGTGATCCTGATGCGCAGTTAGGTTTGAGAATCACTAATTTAGTGGCCTccctgcctgggtttgaacccatGTTGGTTCCTGGAGATCCTGTTAGGAGCCTGCTTTCATCAAAGCAGCCTTTGGACCAGGTCCTTTATATCTGTGGAATGACCTTATTTGTGGCGCATAATCTTGTTCATTTGGTCCTTCCtacattcgttcattcatttaaaaatatttatactatgTGCACCTATGTTGTAGATGAACAAAATAGACCAAAGTCTCTGCCCCAGAAGCTGACATTGTAGAGAAAGGCACAGACAATGGATTATGTATGTTTTCTGGTATTAGAATGTGCTAAGTGctatggagagaaagaaagcagagaaagcgGATGGTGAGTGCAGGGAGGGGAAAGCTTGCCATATTCAGTAGGGTGGTTAGAGGTGGCATCACTGACAAGTCGGCATTggagcaaagacttgaaagagCGGAGTAGTGAGCCTGACAGATCTCTGGGGGACCAGCAACAGCACAACCGTGAGGTGGGAGCATGCCCGGCATGCTGGAGGAGCAGCAGGGTgaagtgggaggagggggaggcagagaaggaacaGGGGCAGACTGTGACAGGCTCTGTGGGCCACTGTTGGACTTTGGCTCTTAGTCTGTGTGAGCTAGGAGCACTGGAAGGTTGTACATAGAGGAGTGATGTGACCTGACTGACATGAAAAGAGCTTAGATTGTGGTGGGACAAGGGTGTGAGCAGGGACACCAGGTAGGAGGCCAGTGTGGGAATCTAGGTGAGATGTGAGGGTGGCATGGTACCATTAGGGGGCAGCGCagtggttggattctggatatattttgaaggacCAGCCAACGGGCCACAGGGTATAAGAAGAGAATCAAGGATCCCtaagctttttgaggaactagaAGGGCCAAGTTGCCATCAACtgttcctttattcattcaacacatagtTATTTGAGCACCTAGCACAAAGGAGGTTACGAATTACTGATTAACCTAAGGACATGTGTGTTTTCATCTCATTCCCCTTTAGTTTTTCCTCCATGGGTCTGACCTGAATTCTCTCCACACAAACCTTCCAAGAAGCATTCTCCCCAAAGAGTACGGGGGCACGGCCGGAGAGCTGGACATCACTGCCTGGAACGCGGTGCTGCTGGCCTCTGAGGAGGACTTTGTGAGAGAGTTCTGCCCACCTGACCCCGCCTGCGACAACatcctgggccaggccctgctgcCCGAGGGGGTGACCTCAGATGCGCAGTGTGATGACTCCATGAGGGCTGTGAAATCACAGCTGTACTCCTGCTATTAGCCAGGTCCCTGTGGGTCTCACCATCTTTagatcctttccttttttccctggAGGGGCACAAGGAGAATCTAAGGTGCCATGGATTCGATCCTGCTCCCTGTAATTAAACTGCAGCATGGAGGAAAAGCCTGGAGAGCTCTGAGGGTGAGCCGTGGGGTAAGCCCTTGGTTACTTGAATTACTCTGTGTAAGACATGGAAAATGTCCCCTCGTGATTCCCAAACATTTGGAATCCCAGTTTACAACCATTAATCTGGAAGCTGTATCTGGTTCTTACACATCTCAAAGCCAGAAGAATCAGGACTAAAGTCACTTTGATCCTACGTCCCAGGAGAAAACCACCTGATTGGCCAGGCGGCACACTCCCCTGAAACAGTTTGGCCAAGCCTGCAAGGTGGCCACACGTGAGACTCGGGGAGTCTGGCGTCTTTCACATGAACCCTAAGTACAGACCCCTGTTGCTCATCCGGAAACTTCAAGTTGGAGGTACGGGTCCCAGTTGCCATCACTGGGTTTGAAAAGCACCTTAACTGAATCATACAAGCATCAAGACATAAGCAGCACTTCTAGATCCAATTCGGGAACCGGAGACTTCAAGCACCTCTGGGATTCGTTGGTTGAATCTTGCAATAGAAACAAGTTTTCCCAAACCCATAAGCCTTAGCCTTGGTTCTCAATAGAATCATACGGGGCCCTAGAAGTATGTGATTTTACTCGTCCTAAAATACTAGAAGCCAAGCCTATGTTGCTAAAAGAATTCTGGCTTAAGAATTAAGAGAGCTGGGCTCCAGCCTCAGATACGTGACTGTGGCCAAGGCATGGGCTTCTGcaggcctcagctttctcatctgtaaaaagaggcTGGATGAAATGATGCCCAGGGCCCTTCTGGCTGCTGAGGTTCTGAG encodes:
- the TTPAL gene encoding alpha-tocopherol transfer protein-like isoform X1, with the protein product MSEESDSLRTSPSAASLSENELPAPPEPPGYVCTLSEELVTKAREELQEKPEWRLRDVQALRDMVRKEYPNLSTSLDDAFLLRFLRARKFDYDRALQLLINYHSCRRSWPEVFNNLKPSALKDVLASGFLTVLPHTDPRGCHILCIRPDRWIPSNYPITENIRAIYLTLEKLIQSEETQVNGIVILADYKGVSLSKASHFGPFIAKKVIGILQDGFPIRIKAVHVVNEPRIFKGIFAIIKPFLKEKIANRFFLHGSDLNSLHTNLPRSILPKEYGGTAGELDITAWNAVLLASEEDFVREFCPPDPACDNILGQALLPEGVTSDAQCDDSMRAVKSQLYSCY
- the TTPAL gene encoding alpha-tocopherol transfer protein-like isoform X2; amino-acid sequence: MSEESDSLRTSPSAASLSENELPAPPEPPGYVCTLSEELVTKAREELQEKPEWRLRDVQALRDMVRKEYPNLSTSLDDAFLLRFLRARKFDYDRALQLLINYHSCRRSWPEVFNNLKPSALKDVLASGFLTVLPHTDPRGCHILCIRPDRWIPSNYPITENIRAIYLTLEKLIQSEETQDGFPIRIKAVHVVNEPRIFKGIFAIIKPFLKEKIANRFFLHGSDLNSLHTNLPRSILPKEYGGTAGELDITAWNAVLLASEEDFVREFCPPDPACDNILGQALLPEGVTSDAQCDDSMRAVKSQLYSCY